The genomic stretch TGGTCCCCTGCTGTCGAAGGGTTGAAAGACTGAATTCCACCCTTCCGTCAGAGCCGGTCTGAATCGTGTCGATTGCTTCCAGGGGAAAGCCGATATCCGAAGAAAAGAGTTCAACTATTTCACCGCCGCGGTGAATATCTACTATTCCTTCCAGGTACTCAATCCTGCCGACCTCCTGAGCCGTGACTGCAAAAGGAACAATAGAGAATACCAGCATTACCAGAATAAATACTGTTCTTCGCCTCAAAACCGCCGCGGTAAACCTCATTACGTTTCTCCTTATCTGATCCGGAAATTTATCACGAAGGGGGCGGGCTTTCAATTTCACCCCATAAGAGAGCCAAAGCTAATATTGTTTCGGCAGCATAGGTCATAACCTCGAGGGACGCCCATTCAGACAGGCTGTGGAAGTTGTGCCCGCCGGTAAAAAGATTCGGCGTGGGTATCCCCAGTTCCGAAAGCCTGGCCCCGTCGGTACCGCCCCGGATAGAAGTCATTATCGGATTCAAACCCAGGGAGGAAACAGCCTTGCGGGCCAGATCAACAACCAGGGGATCCTTTTTAAAGGCATCGCGCATGTTGAGATACTGCTTTACCCAGGCTACCTTTACCTTTCCCCCGGGATAGGCGGCCTCCAGGGCGGAGGCAAAGCTTCTGAGGGCCTCTACACGGCGCTCTACCTCATCCATTTCAAAATCCCGCAGAATCATCGTCAGTTCAGCCTTTTCCGTATGCCCTGATACCTCGACACCATGATAGAAGCCGTATCGCCCGTCAGTGGCCTCGGGGCTTTCACTGCGGGGAAGCATCCCCAGGAAACTTCCAAGCATGCTTATCGCGTTGACCAGCCGGCCCCGGGCGCGTCCGGGATGAGCTGCCACACCGAAAAAGCTGATATCAGCCCGGTAAGCGGTAAAACACTCCGCTTCCAGCGTACCTGATTCATCACCGTCCAGGGTGTAACAGCAGCGGCTTTGTATTCTGTCCCGGGGAAAACGGTCCATCCCCTTGCCGGTCTCTTCATCCGGAGTAAAGATAATCTCCAGAGGCCCATGGGGGAGCTCGGGATTGGCCTGGAGGTACTCAATGGCAGCCATAATCTCTGCAATACCGGCCTTGTCGTCCGCACCCAGCAGGCTTGTGCCGTCGGAGGTGATTATGGTGTCTCCCTTGCGCGAGGCAAGGTCGGTCATGCGCTCCGGATCAAGGATCACAGAATTTTTAAGCTCAATGGCAGTCCCCTGCCATCTGCGGTGGATGATGGGAGAAACATCCTTGCCGGAGACATCGGGGGAGGTATCCACATGGGCCATGAATCCAACCGTGGACGCACCGGGACCGACACCCCGGGCAGACAGGCGGCCGATCAAAAAACCCTGATCATCCAGCTCGACGGCGACCCCCATCTCCTCCAGTTCCGAGGCCAGAAGATGCAGAAGCTCCCACTGGCGGCTGGTAGTGGGAGAACCTGTTCCGTGGGGGTCCGAAGTGGTCCAGATCTTCGCATAGCGAATAAAACGCTGTAAAAGTTTTTCTGAGGAAATCCGTTCAGGTGTTTGCATGGTGCGGCGAGTATACCATGATCTGTTGCTTTTTAGTAGGTGATTATCTATATTGGTGCCATGCAGATACCAAGCTATCCTGAGTTTTCGCCTATAAAACTGGAGATGCGGGACGAGCTCCACCCACAATTATCTCATCTCAAATTCGGCATTTCGGAGTTTACATTTGCCAACCTGTTTCTGTTTCGCAAGACCTACGACTACCGGCTGAGCCGGCTCAATGACGGCGGAATTGTTATCTCCGGCAGGAAAGAGGGTGAAGACTTCGCCATGCTCCCATTTGGGCTCCCCGACGATGAGACCCTGATCAGTCTTTTTTCGGACCATCTGTATATCAAGAACCTGGCCGAACCCTATGCCGCAGCGGGTCAGATCGATCTTGAACGTAAGGGATTTTGCGTCATTGAGGACCGCGACAATTTTGACTACCTTTATCTTACTAAAGACCTGGCCCACCTTCCGGGAAAGAAGTACCACAAAAAGCGTAATCTTGTAAAACAGTTCATTAATAACTATGAATATTCGGAAGTAAAAATCGATGCCGATAATATTAAAGACGCCTTTTCCGTCGCACGGCAATGGGCGGATGACCGTGATGATCCAGGCGATACAGCGGCGGCTGTCGAAGCCCTGGAACTCAAAGACATTCTGGATCTCTGCGGGTATCTCTATTACGCGGATGGGGTTCCAGCGGCCTATGTACTGGGAGAACCGATTGCCCGGGGAAAGGGTTTCGTAGTCCATTTCGAAAAGGCCGTGGGCAGCTACAAGGGGATCTATCAGTTTATCAACAAGGCCTTTGCCTCCATTCTTCCCCACAATATCTCGTTCATTAACCGGGAACAGGACCTGGGAGACCAGGGACTCAGACAGGCCAAGATGACCTATCGTCCCACTGGTTTTGTCAAAAAATACCGCGTATATATTGATCCGACCTGCCCCTGTCCCCAGGAATAACAATTTTCGTATTAACACGGAAGGAAAATACAGAGTATAGTCGGAATAAAGGACCGGGATCACGGACCGAAAGGAGCAGAGATATGACCCCCCTGGATATGTCGGAAGCACCGCTGCCGGAGTTATACGGAATCAACGCCTTCAGCGATGCTGTCATGAAGCAGCGTTTACCCAAAAGTATCTATAAGGCCATACGGGAAGTACAGGAGGGCAATGCCGATCTTACGCTGGAAGTGGCCGAGGTTGTAGCGAACGCGATGAAAGACTGGGCCATAGAGCGGGGAGCTACCCACTACACCCACTGGTTCCAGCCCCTTACGGGCCTGACGGCGGAAAAACACGACTCCTTTATTTCTCCCACCGGGGACGGCCGGGTAATGATGGAGTTTTCCGGCAAGGAACTTATCAAAGGCGAACCCGATGCATCGAGTTTTCCTTCCGGCGGCTTACGGGCGACCTTCGAGGCCCGGGGCTATACCGCCTGGGACACAACCTCGCCGGCCTTTCTGAAGGAGGACAGCACCGGGGTTACCCTCTACATTCCCACTGCCTTTGTCTCATACCACGGCGAAGCGCTGGATAAAAAGGTCCCTCTGCTGCGCTCCATGGAGGCCCTGAACCGCCAGGCCATGCGGATACTCCATGCCCTGGGAAATACCAGCAGTAAGCGGGTCATAACTACCGTGGGAGCCGAGCAGGAGTATTTTCTCGTCGACAAGGGCTACGCGGACAAACGATCCGACCTGATGCTTACCGGGCGCACAGTTTTCGGCTGTCTGCCGGCAAAAGGTCAGGAGATGGAAGACCACTATTTTGGCGCCCTCAAGGAGCGGGTCTCCGCTTTTATGCGAGAGCTCAATATG from Marispirochaeta sp. encodes the following:
- the pepT gene encoding peptidase T; translated protein: MQTPERISSEKLLQRFIRYAKIWTTSDPHGTGSPTTSRQWELLHLLASELEEMGVAVELDDQGFLIGRLSARGVGPGASTVGFMAHVDTSPDVSGKDVSPIIHRRWQGTAIELKNSVILDPERMTDLASRKGDTIITSDGTSLLGADDKAGIAEIMAAIEYLQANPELPHGPLEIIFTPDEETGKGMDRFPRDRIQSRCCYTLDGDESGTLEAECFTAYRADISFFGVAAHPGRARGRLVNAISMLGSFLGMLPRSESPEATDGRYGFYHGVEVSGHTEKAELTMILRDFEMDEVERRVEALRSFASALEAAYPGGKVKVAWVKQYLNMRDAFKKDPLVVDLARKAVSSLGLNPIMTSIRGGTDGARLSELGIPTPNLFTGGHNFHSLSEWASLEVMTYAAETILALALLWGEIESPPPS
- a CDS encoding phosphatidylglycerol lysyltransferase domain-containing protein, whose translation is MIIYIGAMQIPSYPEFSPIKLEMRDELHPQLSHLKFGISEFTFANLFLFRKTYDYRLSRLNDGGIVISGRKEGEDFAMLPFGLPDDETLISLFSDHLYIKNLAEPYAAAGQIDLERKGFCVIEDRDNFDYLYLTKDLAHLPGKKYHKKRNLVKQFINNYEYSEVKIDADNIKDAFSVARQWADDRDDPGDTAAAVEALELKDILDLCGYLYYADGVPAAYVLGEPIARGKGFVVHFEKAVGSYKGIYQFINKAFASILPHNISFINREQDLGDQGLRQAKMTYRPTGFVKKYRVYIDPTCPCPQE